The Procambarus clarkii isolate CNS0578487 chromosome 37, FALCON_Pclarkii_2.0, whole genome shotgun sequence genome window below encodes:
- the LOC123765900 gene encoding uncharacterized protein has translation MSVYHSGPPHQGLHTRASTPGPPHQGLHTRTSTPGPPHQGLHTRASTPGPPHQDLHTRASTPGPPHQDLHTRASTPGPPHQDLHTRTSTPGPPHQGLHTRASTPGPPHQGLHTRTSTPGPPHQDLHTRASTPGPPHQGLHTRASTPGPPHQDLHTRTSTPGPPHQGLHTRASTPGPLHQDLYTRASTPGPPHQDLHTRTSTPGPPHQDLYTRTSTPGPPHQDLHTRASTPGPPHQDLHTRTSTPGPPHQDLHTRASTPGPPHQGLHTRASTPGPPHHQEEPPSKTASHCGLIRKKRKETFIASISQSIYILSVKVLFGDDLGFDYNDYFQYDYIIKYNKHALHKKCFGF, from the coding sequence atgaGTGTGTACCATAGTGGGCCTCCACACCAGGGCCTCCACACCAGGGCCTCCACACCAGGGCCTCCACACCAGGGCCTCCACACCAGGACCTCCACACCAGGGCCTCCACACCAGGGCCTCCACACCAGGGCCTCCACACCAGGGCCTCCACACCAGGACCTCCACACCAGGGCCTCCACACCAGGGCCTCCACACCAGGACCTCCACACCAGGGCCTCCACACCAGGACCTCCACACCAGGACCTCCACACCAGGACCTCCACACCAGGACCTCCACACCAGGGCCTCCACACCAGGGCCTCCACACCAGGACCTCCACACCAGGGCCTCCACACCAGGACCTCCACACCAGGACCTCCACACCAGGACCTCCACACCAGGGCCTCCACACCAGGGCCTCCACACCAGGGCCTCCACACCAGGGCCTCCACACCAGGGCCTCCACACCAGGACCTCCACACCAGGACCTCCACACCAGGACCTCCACACCAGGGCCTCCACACCAGGGCCTCCACACCAGGGCCTCTACACCAGGACCTCTACACCAGGGCCTCCACACCAGGACCTCCACACCAGGACCTCCACACCAGGACCTCTACACCAGGGCCTCCACACCAGGACCTCTACACCAGGACCTCTACACCAGGACCTCCACACCAGGACCTCCACACCAGGGCCTCCACACCAGGACCTCCACACCAGGACCTCCACACCAGGACCTCTACACCAGGACCTCCACACCAGGACCTCCACACCAGGGCCTCCACACCAGGGCCTCCACACCAGGGCCTCCACACCAGGGCCTCCACACCAGGGCCTCCACACCATCAAGAAGAGCCACCATCAAAGACTGCCTCACACTGTGGTTTGATTCGAAAAAAACGAAAAGAAACATTTATAGCATCGATATCCCAGTCGATCTATATTCTTAGTGTTAAAGTGTTATTTGGAGATGATTTAGGATTTGATTACAATGACTATTTCCAGTatgattatattattaaatataataaacaCGCGTTACATAAAAAGTGTTTTGGTTTCTGA